Proteins from a genomic interval of Diaminobutyricimonas aerilata:
- a CDS encoding DUF2207 domain-containing protein has translation MLPKRPHDRSVGLLFGTVLALAVVVTPALSAGAADAAPASAAAEAAPVPALAPADTSDFEFASFAAEYELSRAQDGTSRLSTVETIVAVFPEFDQNRGIIRAIPDSYQGIPLYTEVESVTDAAGEAVPFGESEAGDFIELALGTDEFVHGEQTYVISYEQQNVVGAFEDTASDEFYWDVNGTGWEQPFGEVSARVTVAPELVDALSGATACYSGAQGDTTQCEITGADDGTFTASVTDLAPGETLTFAIGFDAGTFVPGEPEPTVFDGEVPWWTNLIVALFAIASVVLLGLSILSRVRASRANRPGTIVPQYSVPDGLNVMVAAHLVGRAATAIPAQLVSLAVRRRLRILDYPVSGRSGAEYSLQFLDERLTDDLERRLLKVLFGKKRTAGRVKELGPHDTDLGDGAARVIARAQALLIEGGLHEAGQRRSGGIGISVTLFLLPAIMFLALVGASFAGAIPVWSIAVFVLQALAFLASLFFIPRPPRLTALGREHRDYLLGMRMYLELAEQDRMRMLQSPEGAQRVDIGDTRQVVKLYEKLLPFAVIWGVEDAWAKELEITARAAGESPDWFVSTDGFNGTAFTSTLNGVSRSTTARPAPSYSGSDSSSFSGGSMGGGFSGGGGGGGGGGGR, from the coding sequence ATGCTCCCGAAACGTCCTCACGACCGCTCCGTCGGCCTCCTCTTCGGCACCGTCCTCGCCCTCGCGGTCGTGGTGACGCCGGCGCTCAGTGCTGGAGCCGCGGATGCCGCCCCCGCGAGTGCCGCCGCCGAAGCCGCACCGGTGCCCGCGCTCGCCCCGGCCGACACGAGCGACTTCGAGTTCGCGAGCTTCGCAGCGGAGTACGAACTGTCCCGTGCGCAGGACGGCACCTCCCGCCTGAGCACGGTCGAGACGATCGTCGCCGTGTTCCCCGAGTTCGACCAGAACCGCGGCATCATCCGCGCGATCCCGGACTCGTATCAGGGCATCCCGCTGTACACCGAGGTCGAGTCGGTGACCGACGCCGCCGGCGAGGCGGTGCCGTTCGGAGAGTCGGAGGCGGGCGACTTCATCGAACTCGCGCTCGGCACCGACGAGTTCGTGCACGGCGAGCAGACCTACGTCATCTCCTACGAGCAGCAGAACGTGGTCGGTGCGTTCGAGGACACCGCGTCCGACGAGTTCTACTGGGACGTCAACGGCACCGGATGGGAGCAGCCCTTCGGTGAGGTCTCCGCGCGGGTCACCGTCGCCCCCGAGCTGGTCGACGCCCTCAGCGGGGCGACCGCGTGCTACTCCGGCGCGCAGGGCGATACGACGCAGTGCGAGATCACCGGGGCGGATGACGGCACGTTCACCGCATCCGTCACCGACCTCGCCCCGGGCGAGACGCTGACCTTCGCGATCGGCTTCGACGCGGGGACGTTCGTGCCGGGGGAGCCGGAGCCGACCGTCTTCGACGGCGAGGTGCCGTGGTGGACGAACCTCATCGTCGCGCTCTTCGCGATCGCCTCCGTCGTGCTGCTGGGCCTGTCGATCCTGTCGCGGGTGCGCGCGTCGCGCGCCAACCGCCCGGGCACGATCGTGCCGCAGTACTCGGTGCCCGACGGCCTCAACGTGATGGTCGCCGCGCACCTCGTCGGGCGCGCGGCCACGGCGATCCCCGCCCAGCTCGTGAGCCTCGCCGTGCGCCGCCGGTTGCGCATCCTCGACTACCCGGTATCGGGCCGGTCGGGGGCGGAGTACTCGCTGCAGTTCCTGGATGAGCGACTCACCGACGACCTCGAGCGCCGCCTGCTGAAGGTGCTGTTCGGCAAGAAGCGCACCGCCGGTCGCGTGAAGGAACTCGGCCCGCACGACACCGATCTCGGCGACGGCGCCGCGCGGGTCATCGCCCGTGCGCAGGCGCTCCTCATCGAGGGCGGGCTGCACGAGGCAGGGCAGCGGCGCTCGGGCGGCATCGGCATCTCGGTGACGCTGTTCCTGCTGCCGGCGATCATGTTCCTCGCGCTCGTGGGCGCCTCGTTCGCCGGGGCCATCCCCGTGTGGTCGATCGCGGTGTTCGTGCTGCAGGCGCTCGCGTTCCTCGCCTCGCTCTTCTTCATCCCGCGTCCGCCGCGACTCACCGCGCTGGGGCGCGAGCACCGCGATTACCTGCTCGGCATGCGCATGTACCTCGAGCTCGCCGAACAGGACCGGATGCGGATGCTGCAGAGCCCGGAGGGCGCGCAACGCGTCGACATCGGCGACACCAGACAGGTGGTCAAGCTCTACGAGAAGCTGCTGCCCTTCGCCGTCATCTGGGGCGTGGAGGACGCCTGGGCGAAGGAGCTCGAGATCACCGCGCGGGCTGCGGGCGAGAGTCCGGACTGGTTCGTGTCGACCGACGGCTTCAACGGCACCGCGTTCACCTCCACCCTGAACGGCGTCAGCCGCAGCACGACGGCGAGGCCCGCCCCGAGCTACTCCGGCAGTGACAGCAGCAGCTTCTCGGGAGGCTCGATGGGCGGCGGCTTCTCCGGCGGTGGCGGCGGAGGCGGAGGCGGCGGCGGCCGCTAG
- a CDS encoding MFS transporter, translated as MTSTTDRIAPASDTSTPSSAQRWTTRTWLLLLVVCIVIALDGLDVSMVGVALPSIGTELSLETGTLQWIVSAYVLGYGSLLLLGGRLADLLGRRRILLIALGVFAVASLAGGLVSDPAIVIASRFVKGIAAAFTAPAAFSLITTNFAEGPSRNRAISIFTTFAASGFSLGLIVGGLMTSLSWRWTFLFSVPFAVAALVLGLFFIPRDRRAENGGHDIWGAVTLAVGMLSLVYTVVSAPEVGWGSLQTILGLVGAGLVLAAFAIIELRAKHPLIRFGILREGSVARANISAIALFGSYVSFQFILTIYLQSVLGWQPLSMALALLPAGLVVVATAPFADRLIDRFGSPLLITVALGALSLGYLLFLRVGTEPVYAVDILPSVLLLGAGFALGFPAIQERATSGISNDEQGLAAGLVQSSSQVGAALVLAVTTALIAGGGQVAGASAGQLLDGFRPGLVLSTVVALVGFAVALAPRRRPRTARRSLR; from the coding sequence GTGACTTCAACGACCGACCGGATCGCCCCCGCATCCGACACTTCGACACCCTCGTCCGCGCAGCGCTGGACGACCCGCACCTGGCTCCTGCTGCTCGTCGTCTGCATCGTCATCGCCCTCGACGGCCTCGACGTCTCGATGGTCGGTGTGGCGCTGCCCTCGATCGGCACGGAACTCTCGCTCGAGACGGGCACCCTGCAGTGGATCGTGTCGGCCTACGTGCTCGGCTACGGCAGCCTGCTGCTGCTCGGCGGACGCCTCGCCGACCTGCTCGGCCGCCGCCGCATCCTGCTCATCGCCCTCGGAGTGTTCGCCGTCGCGTCGCTCGCCGGCGGCCTCGTGAGCGACCCGGCGATCGTGATCGCCTCGCGCTTCGTCAAGGGCATCGCCGCGGCGTTCACCGCACCGGCCGCCTTCTCGCTCATCACGACGAATTTCGCCGAAGGTCCGTCGCGCAACCGCGCGATCTCGATCTTCACGACGTTCGCCGCGAGCGGCTTCTCGCTCGGACTCATCGTCGGCGGACTGATGACGTCGCTCAGCTGGCGCTGGACCTTCCTCTTCTCCGTGCCGTTCGCCGTCGCCGCCCTCGTGCTCGGCCTCTTCTTCATCCCGCGCGACCGTCGCGCCGAGAACGGCGGCCACGACATCTGGGGCGCGGTGACTCTCGCCGTCGGCATGCTGTCGCTCGTCTACACGGTCGTGTCGGCACCGGAGGTCGGCTGGGGGTCGCTGCAGACGATCCTCGGGCTGGTCGGGGCGGGTCTCGTGCTCGCCGCCTTCGCGATCATCGAACTGCGCGCCAAGCACCCGCTCATCCGCTTCGGCATCCTGCGCGAGGGCTCGGTCGCCCGGGCCAACATCAGCGCGATCGCCCTGTTCGGGTCGTACGTGAGCTTCCAGTTCATCCTCACGATCTACCTGCAGTCGGTGCTCGGTTGGCAGCCGCTCAGCATGGCGCTCGCCCTGCTGCCGGCCGGCCTCGTGGTCGTCGCCACGGCACCCTTCGCCGACCGTCTCATCGACCGGTTCGGATCGCCGCTGCTGATCACCGTGGCCCTCGGGGCGCTGTCCCTCGGCTACCTGCTGTTCCTGCGGGTCGGCACCGAGCCCGTCTACGCGGTCGACATCCTGCCGTCGGTGCTGCTGCTCGGTGCCGGATTCGCGCTCGGCTTCCCCGCCATCCAGGAGCGCGCGACCTCGGGCATCTCGAACGACGAGCAGGGGCTCGCCGCCGGGCTCGTGCAGAGCAGTTCCCAGGTCGGCGCCGCGCTCGTGCTCGCCGTCACGACGGCGCTCATCGCCGGCGGCGGCCAGGTCGCCGGCGCGAGCGCCGGGCAGCTGCTCGACGGATTCCGTCCGGGCCTCGTGCTCTCGACGGTCGTCGCCCTCGTCGGCTTCGCGGTCGCCCTCGCCCCCCGCAGGCGCCCGCGGACGGCTCGGCGGAGCCTCCGCTAG
- a CDS encoding MarR family winged helix-turn-helix transcriptional regulator, translating into MVQSDVVERWRSLQTTYLSTASALERALDEKCDLGLSEFEVLDLVAESNSDQQCLMRDLVARTPMTQSALSRIVDRLQKAELVEREECGFDRRSMFVHVTAKGSAVHAEAQRVYRSLLTHELD; encoded by the coding sequence ATGGTCCAGAGCGATGTGGTGGAGCGCTGGCGCTCCCTGCAGACGACGTATCTGTCCACCGCATCCGCCCTGGAGCGAGCGCTCGACGAGAAGTGCGACCTCGGTTTGAGCGAGTTCGAGGTGCTCGACCTCGTCGCCGAGTCGAACAGCGATCAGCAGTGCCTCATGCGCGACCTCGTCGCGCGCACCCCGATGACGCAGAGCGCGCTCTCGCGCATCGTCGACCGCCTGCAGAAGGCCGAGCTCGTCGAGCGCGAGGAGTGCGGGTTCGACCGCCGATCGATGTTCGTACACGTCACCGCGAAGGGCTCCGCCGTGCACGCCGAAGCGCAACGCGTCTACCGCTCGCTCCTCACCCACGAGCTCGACTGA
- a CDS encoding MarR family winged helix-turn-helix transcriptional regulator has protein sequence MATPDASLDPTELDGYLALIEVSSLLRHTVEQQLRDAGDLSYVQFQLLARLGDSATGSHRMTDLADGVVYSRSGLTYQAQLLEQRGLVTRAPSREDERSITVTLTDAGREVLATVFPGHIGIVRSLLFDALSRDEVEALAGALTRVRAHMRSTPPRSAAPRRRKAAGSGS, from the coding sequence GTGGCCACCCCTGACGCCTCACTCGACCCGACGGAGCTCGACGGTTACCTCGCGCTCATCGAGGTGAGCAGCCTGCTGCGCCACACGGTCGAACAGCAGCTGCGTGACGCCGGCGACCTCTCGTATGTGCAGTTCCAGCTGCTGGCACGGCTCGGCGACTCCGCGACGGGCAGCCACCGGATGACCGACCTCGCCGACGGCGTGGTCTACAGCCGCAGCGGACTCACCTATCAGGCGCAGCTGCTCGAGCAACGCGGACTCGTCACCCGGGCGCCGTCGCGCGAAGACGAGCGCAGCATCACCGTGACGCTCACCGACGCGGGACGCGAGGTGCTCGCGACCGTGTTCCCCGGACACATCGGGATCGTGCGGAGCCTGCTGTTCGACGCCCTCTCCCGCGACGAGGTGGAGGCGCTCGCCGGAGCGCTGACGCGCGTGCGCGCTCACATGCGTTCGACGCCGCCGCGCTCCGCCGCGCCGCGCCGCCGGAAGGCCGCGGGCTCCGGCTCCTGA
- a CDS encoding LysR family transcriptional regulator, translating to MNLEQLRGFVEVARQAHFTRAAEALHLAQPSLSRQIATLEQDLGAELFHRARGHISLTAAGEALLPLARRMLADADSVRHEMAELTGLRKGRVRLGATPSLCASIVTDVVSAFHSAHPGVDIHISERGSRRLIGELAEGALDLALLTSTAGVEPQTVSLSRTALLTEELVVVSSAAQPPVTARRSMTISELAALPQIAFAESYDLRAVTDAAFRNAGLTPEVVLEGAEMDAVLRFVERGLGVAVVPAMVPIDRAGLRAVRLTEPRLDRTVSLAQRSDVTLTRAAAAMRSSILRVADEYASRGTSRDRLVTRAG from the coding sequence GTGAACCTCGAACAACTCCGCGGCTTCGTCGAGGTCGCCCGCCAGGCGCACTTCACCCGCGCTGCGGAGGCGCTCCACCTGGCCCAGCCGTCGCTGAGTCGCCAGATCGCGACGCTCGAGCAGGACCTCGGCGCCGAGCTGTTCCACCGCGCCCGCGGGCACATCTCGTTGACGGCGGCGGGCGAGGCGCTCCTGCCCCTCGCGAGGCGCATGCTCGCCGACGCCGATTCCGTCAGGCACGAGATGGCGGAACTGACGGGGCTGCGGAAGGGGCGCGTGCGTCTCGGTGCGACGCCGAGCCTGTGCGCGAGCATCGTCACCGACGTCGTCAGCGCGTTCCATTCGGCCCACCCGGGCGTCGACATCCACATCTCGGAGCGCGGCTCCCGTCGCCTGATCGGCGAACTCGCCGAGGGTGCGCTCGACCTCGCGCTCCTGACGTCGACGGCCGGAGTCGAGCCGCAGACGGTGAGTCTCAGCCGTACCGCGCTGCTGACCGAGGAGCTCGTCGTGGTCTCGTCGGCCGCGCAACCGCCGGTGACCGCGCGGCGCAGCATGACCATCAGCGAGCTCGCCGCGTTGCCGCAGATCGCGTTCGCCGAGAGCTACGACCTGCGCGCGGTGACCGACGCGGCCTTCCGGAACGCCGGTCTGACGCCCGAGGTCGTTCTCGAGGGCGCCGAGATGGATGCGGTGCTGCGGTTCGTCGAACGGGGTCTCGGCGTCGCGGTGGTGCCCGCGATGGTGCCGATCGACCGCGCGGGCCTGCGGGCGGTCCGGCTGACCGAACCGCGGCTCGACCGCACCGTGAGTCTCGCGCAGCGCTCGGATGTGACGCTCACCCGGGCGGCCGCGGCCATGCGGAGCTCCATCCTCCGCGTGGCCGACGAGTACGCGTCGCGCGGCACCTCGCGGGATCGCCTCGTCACCCGCGCGGGCTGA
- a CDS encoding L-aspartate oxidase: MNATHARERRVSTTVLVIGTGGSGLRAAIEVAEQGVDVLAVGKRPRNDAHTSLAAGGINAALGTMDADDSWQQHAADTIKESYGLANPHTVEIVTRGAEQGIRDLERYGMNFAREHDGRISQRFFGAHKYRRTAFAGDYTGLEIQRALVTRSEQLEIPILDSVYITRILVHDNAVFGAYGFDLVDGTRYLIHADAVILAAGGHNRIWRRTSSRRDENTGDSFRLAVEAGGRLRDPELVQFHPSGILEPENAAGTLISEAARGEGGILRNALGERFMERYDPERMELSTRDRVALAAYTEIKEGRGTPKGGVLLDVSHLPRETIMTRLPRVYQTMMELQMLDITKDPIEIAPTAHYSMGGVWVRPEDHSTDVDGLYAIGEASSGLHGANRLGGNSLIELLVFGRIVGQAATAHAAGLDAQRRSADAVAQARGEIDDLLAADGSENVRALQRAIRNTMTEHAGVVRDEEGLTAGLAELDAIEARMADVGIHPDIAGFQDLAHAFDLKSSALAARATLEAARERRETRGAHNRSDYPDLDPALRVNLVWSPTTGVVREEIPPVPDEIAALMGEVDTTGKLLE, translated from the coding sequence ATGAACGCGACACACGCACGGGAGCGACGGGTCTCCACCACCGTCCTCGTCATCGGAACGGGCGGATCGGGCCTGCGCGCCGCGATCGAGGTGGCCGAGCAGGGCGTCGACGTGCTCGCCGTGGGTAAGCGCCCGCGCAACGACGCGCACACCTCGCTCGCCGCGGGCGGCATCAACGCGGCGCTCGGCACCATGGACGCCGACGACAGCTGGCAGCAGCACGCCGCGGACACCATCAAGGAGAGCTACGGGCTCGCCAACCCGCACACCGTCGAGATCGTCACGCGCGGCGCGGAGCAGGGCATCCGGGACCTCGAGCGCTACGGCATGAACTTCGCCCGCGAGCACGACGGTCGCATCTCGCAGCGCTTCTTCGGTGCCCACAAATACCGCCGCACCGCCTTCGCGGGCGACTACACCGGGCTCGAGATCCAGCGGGCGCTCGTGACCCGCTCCGAGCAGCTCGAGATCCCCATCCTCGACTCCGTCTACATCACACGCATCCTGGTGCACGACAACGCCGTCTTCGGCGCGTACGGGTTCGACCTCGTCGACGGCACCAGGTACCTCATCCACGCCGACGCGGTCATCCTCGCCGCCGGCGGACACAACCGCATCTGGCGCCGCACGTCCTCGCGGCGTGACGAGAACACGGGCGACTCGTTCCGCCTCGCCGTCGAGGCGGGCGGACGGCTGCGCGACCCGGAGCTCGTGCAGTTCCATCCGTCGGGCATCCTCGAACCCGAGAACGCGGCGGGCACGCTCATCTCCGAGGCCGCGCGCGGCGAAGGCGGCATCCTGCGCAACGCCCTCGGTGAGCGGTTCATGGAGCGCTACGACCCCGAGCGGATGGAACTGTCCACCCGCGACCGCGTCGCGCTCGCCGCGTACACCGAGATCAAGGAAGGCCGCGGCACCCCGAAGGGCGGCGTGCTGCTCGACGTGTCGCACCTGCCGCGCGAGACGATCATGACGCGGCTGCCGCGGGTCTACCAGACGATGATGGAGCTGCAGATGCTCGACATCACGAAGGACCCGATCGAGATCGCGCCGACCGCCCACTACTCGATGGGCGGCGTATGGGTGCGACCCGAAGACCACAGCACCGACGTCGACGGCCTCTACGCGATCGGCGAGGCGTCGAGCGGTCTGCACGGCGCCAACCGGCTCGGCGGCAATTCCCTCATCGAACTGCTCGTGTTCGGCCGGATCGTCGGGCAGGCGGCGACCGCGCACGCGGCCGGTCTCGACGCCCAGCGGCGCTCGGCGGACGCGGTCGCCCAGGCCCGGGGGGAGATCGACGACCTGCTCGCGGCCGACGGGAGTGAGAACGTCCGCGCCCTCCAGCGCGCGATCCGCAACACGATGACCGAACACGCGGGCGTGGTGCGCGACGAGGAGGGACTCACCGCCGGCCTCGCCGAACTCGACGCGATCGAGGCGCGGATGGCCGACGTCGGCATCCACCCCGACATCGCCGGGTTCCAGGACCTCGCGCACGCGTTCGACCTGAAGTCGTCGGCGCTCGCCGCCCGGGCGACCCTCGAGGCGGCGCGGGAGCGGCGCGAGACGCGGGGAGCCCACAACCGGAGCGACTACCCCGACCTCGACCCCGCCCTGCGGGTAAACCTCGTCTGGTCCCCCACGACCGGCGTCGTGCGCGAAGAGATTCCGCCGGTCCCGGACGAGATCGCGGCGCTCATGGGCGAGGTCGACACGACGGGCAAGCTCCTCGAGTAG
- a CDS encoding glycyl-tRNA synthetase, protein MGIGEWVAELGGMAQKQQLIRRGAGDRHLTSAVRRGEVVRVRNGWYTTLPPQDPRVRAVRVGGRLTGISAVAAWGGWVERTGVLHVALPVNAARSRSPVNRRRRFAPGRDGVRRHWEEHARSTRGDSMFVDIRDALRRVALDEPIDVAVAAFDWALHSGRLERSDIDGLIEELPARAQVLRELVDGRRESLPESLVCTRAQLAGHRVRAQVRITDTLQRIDVVVDDIVAVEVDGKEHHLLAFERDREKDLAITRDGYHPLRPTARLVFDRWPEVLAAIRAAIAARRSGAGVGNSGLRGGPVGPRPGIAALSPLPPPTGARNS, encoded by the coding sequence GTGGGCATCGGGGAGTGGGTCGCCGAGTTGGGCGGCATGGCGCAGAAACAGCAACTCATACGGCGCGGGGCGGGCGACCGCCACCTGACGTCGGCCGTCCGCCGCGGCGAGGTGGTCCGGGTGCGCAACGGGTGGTACACGACGCTTCCGCCGCAGGACCCGCGCGTGCGGGCCGTGCGTGTCGGCGGTCGGCTCACGGGGATCTCGGCGGTCGCTGCGTGGGGCGGATGGGTCGAGCGCACGGGCGTACTGCACGTCGCCCTCCCGGTGAACGCCGCGCGTTCACGCTCACCGGTCAACCGCCGTCGGCGCTTCGCGCCCGGACGGGACGGCGTGCGCCGGCATTGGGAAGAGCACGCGCGTTCCACCCGAGGCGACAGCATGTTCGTCGACATCCGCGACGCACTCAGGAGGGTCGCGCTCGACGAGCCGATCGACGTGGCCGTGGCCGCGTTCGACTGGGCCCTCCACTCGGGCCGCCTTGAGCGGAGCGACATCGACGGTCTCATCGAAGAGCTTCCGGCGAGAGCGCAGGTGCTCCGCGAGCTCGTCGATGGGCGTAGGGAGTCGCTTCCCGAGAGCCTCGTGTGCACGCGGGCGCAACTCGCGGGGCACCGCGTGCGAGCGCAGGTGCGCATCACCGACACCCTCCAGCGCATCGACGTCGTCGTCGACGACATCGTCGCGGTCGAGGTGGACGGCAAAGAGCACCACCTGCTCGCGTTCGAACGCGACCGCGAGAAGGACCTGGCGATCACGCGCGACGGATATCACCCCCTCCGACCGACCGCGCGACTCGTGTTCGACCGCTGGCCGGAGGTGCTCGCCGCCATCCGCGCCGCGATCGCCGCTCGCCGATCCGGTGCCGGCGTCGGAAATTCAGGACTGCGCGGCGGGCCAGTCGGGCCTCGCCCCGGAATCGCGGCGCTCTCGCCACTGCCGCCGCCCACTGGAGCTCGGAACTCCTGA
- a CDS encoding RidA family protein, whose protein sequence is MPRHLISSGSTFEEQIGYSRAVVDGDWVFVSGTTGFDYTTMTIDDDVVAQTEQCIRNITSALAEAGASLEDVVRVHYLLPDAADFEPCWPALRAAFGEVRPAATMMQVGLADPRMRIEIEVTARKRG, encoded by the coding sequence TTGCCCCGTCACCTCATCTCGTCCGGTTCGACCTTCGAAGAGCAGATCGGGTACTCCCGCGCCGTCGTCGACGGCGACTGGGTGTTCGTCTCCGGCACGACCGGATTCGACTACACGACGATGACGATCGACGACGACGTGGTCGCGCAGACCGAGCAGTGCATCCGCAACATCACGAGCGCCCTCGCCGAGGCCGGCGCGTCGCTCGAGGATGTCGTGCGCGTGCACTACCTGCTGCCCGACGCGGCGGACTTCGAGCCGTGCTGGCCGGCGCTGCGCGCCGCCTTCGGCGAGGTGCGTCCGGCCGCCACGATGATGCAGGTCGGACTCGCCGACCCCCGCATGCGCATCGAGATCGAGGTCACCGCCCGCAAGCGGGGCTGA
- a CDS encoding HAD-IIA family hydrolase gives MRDRSEIDCWLTDMDGVLVHENQALPGAQELLQQWKDQGKPFLVLTNNSIFTPRDLSARLRASGLDVPEESIWTSALATADFCASQKPGGSAFVIGEAGMTTALHEAGFIMTETDPDYVVVGETRNYSFEAITKAIRLIGNGARFIVTNPDATGPSAEGPLPATGAIAALITKATGRQPYVVGKPNPMMFRSALNRIGAHSESTGMIGDRMDTDIVAGIEAGLHTVLVLTGISDQREIERYPFRPDEVLKGVYELLEDGPLESEVV, from the coding sequence ATGAGGGACCGTTCCGAGATCGACTGCTGGCTCACCGACATGGACGGCGTGCTCGTGCACGAGAACCAGGCGCTCCCCGGCGCTCAGGAGCTGCTGCAGCAGTGGAAGGACCAGGGCAAGCCGTTCCTGGTGCTCACCAACAACTCGATCTTCACGCCGCGCGACCTGTCCGCGCGGTTGCGTGCCTCCGGCCTGGATGTGCCGGAGGAGTCCATCTGGACGAGCGCCCTCGCGACCGCCGACTTCTGCGCCTCGCAGAAGCCCGGGGGCTCCGCCTTCGTGATCGGCGAGGCCGGGATGACGACCGCGCTGCACGAGGCCGGTTTCATCATGACCGAGACCGACCCGGACTACGTCGTCGTCGGCGAGACGCGCAACTACTCGTTCGAGGCGATCACGAAGGCCATCCGCCTCATCGGCAACGGCGCGCGCTTCATCGTCACCAACCCGGACGCGACCGGCCCGAGCGCCGAGGGACCGCTGCCCGCCACCGGCGCGATCGCGGCGCTCATCACCAAGGCGACCGGACGTCAGCCGTACGTGGTCGGCAAGCCGAACCCGATGATGTTCCGCTCGGCACTCAACCGCATCGGAGCGCACTCCGAGTCGACCGGCATGATCGGCGACCGGATGGACACCGACATCGTCGCCGGCATCGAGGCGGGTCTGCACACGGTGCTCGTGCTCACCGGCATCAGCGACCAGCGCGAGATCGAGCGCTACCCGTTCCGCCCCGACGAGGTGCTGAAGGGCGTGTACGAGCTGCTCGAAGACGGACCGCTCGAGTCCGAGGTCGTCTGA
- a CDS encoding septum formation family protein, giving the protein MTERDRGDDDASDWLSRQFEAGDESDDEPDEGVHDGGSGRQDVPPPRRASAESFTGGPGVPAAPPAASGAVPPREPGGSVPPAASGAVPPREPGGSVPPAASGAVPPESGGSVASAAAAPATPPAADGFVWGLRPRGAAAAASPEAGDAPKAGDAPATGSAADADDATQAMAAPGFDPRAAATNPSVIADPPVIADPSVIADPDATQAMPVAGFDERAAATPVSIEPALDGRPGAEPVGGAFAGLVGGVSPTVADPAPAAPLDADGAAASRRRADGRGGWHPTPAQKRLLWAAGALLAVIALIGLYLLGTRLRPAPEPTPTPSVTPSATPTPTPTPTVEPPVAVGPLPPGVHEWDALQGGECLAPFASAWDEEFTVVDCATPHPAQLVDRGTFPSEPDAAYPGADALQSQINLLCTPPSVIDFAAAAQYPDVVVQGAYPVTAEEWDEGYRDYFCFVTRSSGEPFAGSIAVPQG; this is encoded by the coding sequence ATGACCGAACGCGACCGCGGCGACGACGACGCGAGCGACTGGCTCTCCCGGCAGTTCGAGGCGGGCGACGAGTCCGACGACGAACCCGACGAGGGGGTCCACGACGGCGGGTCCGGTCGGCAGGACGTGCCGCCGCCGCGCCGAGCCAGCGCCGAGTCGTTCACCGGCGGACCCGGCGTGCCCGCCGCTCCGCCCGCCGCGTCGGGAGCGGTTCCACCGCGCGAGCCCGGCGGGTCCGTTCCGCCCGCGGCGTCCGGAGCGGTTCCACCGCGCGAGCCCGGCGGGTCCGTTCCGCCCGCGGCGTCCGGGGCCGTTCCGCCCGAGTCCGGCGGGTCGGTTGCGTCTGCCGCGGCTGCGCCTGCGACGCCTCCCGCGGCGGACGGCTTCGTGTGGGGCCTTCGCCCGCGCGGCGCCGCCGCCGCCGCCTCACCGGAGGCGGGCGACGCTCCGAAGGCCGGCGACGCCCCGGCGACCGGCAGCGCCGCGGACGCCGACGACGCCACCCAGGCCATGGCGGCACCCGGCTTCGACCCCCGAGCGGCCGCGACCAACCCCTCCGTGATCGCCGACCCTCCCGTGATCGCAGACCCCTCCGTGATCGCCGACCCCGACGCGACGCAGGCGATGCCCGTCGCGGGTTTCGACGAGCGCGCCGCGGCGACGCCCGTCTCGATCGAACCCGCGCTCGACGGTCGGCCCGGCGCGGAACCGGTGGGCGGCGCCTTCGCCGGACTCGTCGGCGGCGTCTCGCCGACCGTCGCCGACCCCGCGCCCGCCGCACCCCTCGACGCGGACGGCGCCGCCGCATCCCGGCGCCGCGCGGACGGACGCGGCGGCTGGCACCCGACCCCCGCGCAGAAGCGACTGCTGTGGGCGGCGGGCGCGCTGCTCGCGGTGATCGCGCTGATCGGCCTCTACCTGCTCGGCACACGACTGCGTCCCGCTCCCGAGCCGACGCCCACCCCATCCGTCACCCCGAGCGCCACGCCGACACCCACCCCCACGCCGACCGTCGAACCGCCGGTCGCCGTCGGGCCGCTGCCGCCCGGCGTGCACGAGTGGGACGCGCTGCAAGGCGGGGAGTGCCTCGCCCCGTTCGCTTCCGCGTGGGACGAGGAGTTCACGGTCGTGGACTGCGCGACACCGCATCCGGCCCAGCTGGTCGACCGGGGCACGTTCCCGAGCGAGCCTGATGCGGCGTATCCGGGCGCGGACGCGTTGCAGTCGCAGATCAACCTGTTGTGCACGCCGCCGTCGGTGATCGACTTCGCCGCGGCCGCGCAGTACCCCGACGTGGTCGTGCAGGGCGCGTACCCGGTGACCGCGGAGGAGTGGGACGAGGGATACCGCGACTACTTCTGCTTCGTCACCCGGTCATCCGGCGAACCGTTCGCCGGCAGCATCGCGGTGCCGCAGGGCTGA